A genomic segment from Phragmites australis chromosome 6, lpPhrAust1.1, whole genome shotgun sequence encodes:
- the LOC133921516 gene encoding RING-H2 finger protein ATL8-like, whose translation MARTLVEAAAGSPSSPEDSLNSDMVLILAGLLCALVCILGLGLVARCACSRRWATGGRAPQGAAGANKGVKKEVLRSLPTVTYISDRSKAAEEGAEADECAICLAEFEDGQDMRVLPQCGHGFHAACVDTWLRAHSSCPSCRRVLAVEQLPPGERCRRCGVRPGISTLWKAPCSAEGPAFLA comes from the coding sequence ATGGCTAGAACGCTCGTTGAAGCGGCCGCCGGCTCGCCGAGCTCGCCGGAAGACTCCCTCAACTCGGACATGGTCCTCATCCTCGCCGGACTGCTCTGCGCGCTCGTCTGCatcctcggcctcggcctcgtcgcGCGGTGCGCGTGCTCGCGGCGCTGGGCCACCGGGGGCCGGGCACCACAGGGTGCGGCAGGCGCGAACAAGGGCGTCAAGAAGGAGGTGCTGCGCTCGCTCCCGACTGTCACGTACATCTCCGACCGCagcaaggcggcggaggagggggcTGAGGCGGACGAGTGCGCCATCTGCCTCGCGGAGTTCGAGGACGGCCAGGACATGCGCGTGCTGCCGCAGTGCGGCCACGGGTTCCACGCCGCCTGCGTCGACACGTGGCTGCGCGCGCACTCCTCCTGCCCGTCGTGCCGGCGGGTGCTGGCCGTGGAGCAGCTGCCACCCGGTGAGCGGTGCCGCCGCTGCGGCGTGCGCCCTGGCATCAGCACGCTCTGGAAggcgccctgcagcgccgaggGGCCGGCGTTCTTGGCGTAG
- the LOC133921515 gene encoding calcium-dependent protein kinase 5, with translation MGNTCGVTLRSKYFSSFRGGPSQRHDAAGYTPVATSAAADEAAPHRNGKRASRPGEAAAAAPPPAPGMRRGAPAPAELTANVLGHPTSSLRDHYALGHKLGQGQFGTTYLCTDLATGVDYACKSIAKRKLITREDVEDVRREIQIMHHLAGHRNVVAIKGAYEDQQYVHIVMELCAGGELFDRIIQRGHYSERKAAELTRIIVGVVEACHSLGVIHRDLKPENFLLANKDDDMSLKAIDFGLSVFFKPGQIFTDVVGSPYYVAPEVLRKRYGPEADVWTAGVILYILLSGVPPFWAETQQGIFDAVLKGFIDFDSDPWPLISDSAKDLIRRMLNPLPAERLTAHEVLCHPWICDHGVAPDRPLDPAVLSRIKQFSAMNKLKKMALQVIAESLSEEEIAGLKEMFKAMDTDNSGAITYDELKEGLKKYGSTLKDTEIRDLMEAADIDNSGTIDYIEFIAATLHLNKLEREEHLVAAFSYFDKDGSGYITVDELQQACKEHNMPAAFLDDVIKEVDQDNDGRIDYGEFVAMMTKGNMGIGRRTMRNSLNISMRDAPGAL, from the exons ATGGGCAACACGTGCGGCGTCACGCTGAGATCCAAGTACTTCTCCAGCTTCCGCGGCGGCCCGTCACAGCGCCACGACGCGGCGGGGTACACCCCGGtcgccacctccgccgccgccgacgaggcCGCGCCGCACAGGAACGGGAAGCGGGCCTCGCGCCCGGGcgaggcggccgcggccgccccGCCCCCCGCCCCAGGCATGCGGCGCGGGGCGCCGGCCCCCGCGGAGCTCACGGccaacgtgctcggccaccccACCTCGAGCCTCCGCGACCACTACGCGCTCGGCCACAAACTCGGGCAGGGGCAGTTCGGCACCACCTACCTGTGCACGGACCTCGCCACGGGGGTGGACTACGCTTGCAAGTCCATCGCCAAGCGCAAGCTCATCACCAGGGAGGACGTCGAGGATGTGCGCCGCGAGATCCAGATCATGCACCACCTCGCGGGACACCGGAACGTCGTCGCCATCAAGGGCGCCTACGAGGACCAGCAGTACGTCCACATCGTCATGGAGCTTTGCGCGGGCGGCGAGCTGTTCGACCGTATTATACAGCGCGGGCATTACAGCGAGCGAAAGGCGGCGGAGCTCACGCGCATCATTGTAGGTGTCGTTGAGGCGTGCCACTCGTTAGGAGTCATTCACAGGGATCTCAAGCCCGAGAACTTCTTGCTCGCGAACAAGGATGATGATATGTCGCTCAAGGCCATCGACTTCGGCCTCTCGGTGTTCTTCAAGCCTG GTCAAATTTTTACCGATGTTGTGGGAAGCCCTTACTATGTAGCTCCAGAAGTGCTGCGCAAACGCTATGGACCTGAAGCTGATGTGTGGACAGCTGGAGTAATTCTTTACATACTGCTAAGTGGTGTACCACCATTTTGGGCAG AGACCCAGCAAGGAATATTTGATGCTGTTTTAAAAGGTTTCATTGATTTCGATTCAGATCCCTGGCCTTTGATCTCTGATAGCGCAAAGGATCTTATTAGAAGAATGTTGAATCCTCTCCCAGCAGAGCGCCTAACAGCACATGAAGTTCTAT GTCATCCATGGATTTGTGACCATGGAGTTGCTCCTGATCGGCCTCTTGATCCAGCTGTCCTTTCTCGCATTAAGCAATTCTCAGCAATGAATAAGTTAAAGAAGATGGCTTTGCAG GTAATTGCTGAGAGCCTTTCGGAGGAGGAGATTGCAGGACTGAAGGAAATGTTCAAGGCAATGGACACAGATAACAGCGGCGCAATTACATATGATGAGCTGAAAGAAGGATTGAAAAAATATGGTTCCACACTAAAGGATACTGAAATTCGTGATCTTATGGAGGCA GCGGATATAGACAACAGTGGGACCATTGATTATATAGAATTCATTGCTGCTACATTGCACCTCAATAAACTAGAGCGGGAGGAACATCTGGTGGCAGCCTTTTCATATTTTGACAAAGATGGCAGTGGTTACATTACGGTGGATGAGCTTCAGCAAGCCTGTAAAGAGCATAACATGCCAGCTGCTTTTCTTGATGACGTCATTAAAGAAGTTGATCAGGATAAT GATGGCCGCATCGATTATGGGGAATTTGTTGCCATGATGACAAAGGGCAATATGGGAATTGGGAGAAGAACAATGAGAAACAGCTTGAACATAAGCATGAGAGACGCACCTGGTGcactctga
- the LOC133921517 gene encoding probable protein phosphatase 2C 25, with protein sequence MWSWLSKIASACLGPVRRYARMRKDEYGSDNGHGVADDLLWSRDLGRHAAGEFSFAVAQANEALEDHSQVETGAAATFVGVYDGHGGAEAARFISDHLFAHLIRLAQENGTISEDVVRSAFSATEEGFLSLVRKTHFIKPLIAAVGSCCLVGVIWRGTLYVANLGDSRAVIGCLGRSNKIVAEPLTRDHNASMEEVRRELISRHPDDSQIVVLKHGVWRIKGIIQVSRTIGDAYLKRQEFALDPSITRFRLSEPLCRPVLTAEPSICTRVLRPQDKFIIFASDGLWEHLANQQAVEIVHGNPRAGIAKRLVRAALKQAARKREMRYDDLKKVEKGVRRFFHDDITVVVVYIDHELLQERGASVPELSVRGFVDSVGPSGFSGVAAIS encoded by the exons ATGTGGTCGTGGTTGTCGAAGATTGCGTCCGCGTGCTTGGGCCCGGTCCGGAGGTACGCGCGTATGAGGAAGGATGAGTACGGCAGCGACAATGGCCACGGCGTCGCCGACGACCTGCTCTGGTCGCGGGACCTTGGGCGCCACGCGGCGGGTGAGTTCTCGTTTGCCGTCGCGCAGGCCAACGAGGCGTTGGAGGACCACAGCCAGGTGGAGACAGGCGCTGCAGCCACCTTCGTCGGTGTCTACGATGGCCACGGCGGCGCCGAGGCTGCCCGCTTCATATCTGATCACCTCTTCGCACATCTCATTC GACTTGCTCAAGAAAATGGAACAATATCTGAGGATGTTGTTCGGAGTGCATTTTCTGCTACTGAGGAAGGCTTCTTGTCACTTGTGCGGAAAACACATTTTATAAAGCCTTTGATTGCTGCAGTTGGATCTTGCTGTCTGGTTGGTGTCATATGGAGAGGGACGCTCTATGTGGCTAATCTAGGTGATTCCAGGGCTGTTATTGGCTGTTTAGGTAGATCAAACAAGATCGTTGCGGAGCCACTCACAAGAGATCATAATGCAAGTATGGAGGAAGTGAGGCGGGAACTTATATCTCGTCATCCAGATGATTCGCAAATTGTTGTTCTCAAGCATGGTGTTTGGCGCATCAAGGGCATAATTCAG GTTTCAAGAACAATAGGGGATGCCTATTTGAAGAGGCAGGAATTCGCTCTTGATCCATCCATTACTCGTTTCCGCCTTTCTGAACCTCTCTGCAGGCCTGTTCTTACGGCAGAGCCATCGATCTGCACAAGAGTGCTTCGTCCGcaagataaatttattatttttgcatCTGATGGTCTTTGGGAGCACCTGGCAAATCAGCAAGCTGTTGAAATTGTCCACGGCAATCCACGAGCA ggAATTGCAAAGAGGCTAGTAAGAGCAGCATTGAAACAAGCTGCACGGAAGAGGGAAATGAGGTATGATGATCTCAAGAAAGTTGAAAAGGGGGTGCGCCGCTTCTTCCATGATGACATTACAGTAGTCGTCGTTTACATTGATCACGAGTTACTGCAAGAAAGGGGTGCTTCTGTGCCTGAACTTTCAGTCCGTGGGTTTGTGGATTCAGTTGGCCCCTCAGGGTTTTCAGGGGTAGCCGCCATATCCTGA